The following proteins are encoded in a genomic region of Aminivibrio pyruvatiphilus:
- a CDS encoding 50S ribosomal protein L11 methyltransferase, whose protein sequence is MTNTTDSYWWYVTLEGGPGSEEVLASLAEMSGSIGSEESGAGSSALIRAYYRTSQDLGFWVERLEEALSPWPEIKIADMGKIENKQWHTDWKDAFPPLPVGERLVVLAPWHRGTEPADRMPLYIYPGSAFGTGYHESTQIVLTLMEKLSLEDAEGADIGTGSGILAIAAVKLGAARVRARDLDPAVLSEVRHNLELNGIEPGRVDLEEGNLLDGMEGPVNLLTANIIIEPLLDMLPSVPGMLAPGGRALFSGLLAKERDRFLAALEEQGLRIVDELVINDWWGVVAARNDEQPGR, encoded by the coding sequence ATGACGAATACGACAGACAGCTACTGGTGGTATGTCACCCTGGAAGGAGGCCCCGGGAGTGAGGAAGTGCTCGCATCCCTCGCTGAAATGTCGGGAAGCATCGGGTCGGAGGAGAGCGGGGCAGGCAGCTCAGCCCTCATCAGGGCCTATTACCGCACATCCCAGGACCTGGGGTTCTGGGTTGAGCGGCTGGAAGAAGCCCTCAGCCCCTGGCCGGAGATCAAAATCGCCGACATGGGGAAAATAGAGAACAAACAGTGGCACACCGACTGGAAAGACGCCTTTCCCCCCCTCCCCGTGGGGGAGAGGCTGGTGGTGCTCGCCCCGTGGCACAGGGGTACCGAGCCGGCGGACAGGATGCCCCTGTACATTTACCCCGGCTCCGCCTTCGGCACAGGCTACCACGAGAGCACCCAGATCGTGCTCACCCTGATGGAAAAACTCTCCCTCGAGGATGCGGAGGGTGCCGACATCGGCACCGGGTCGGGCATTCTCGCCATTGCGGCCGTCAAGTTGGGCGCAGCCAGGGTGCGGGCGAGGGACCTGGACCCGGCCGTCCTGTCCGAAGTCCGGCACAACCTGGAACTCAACGGCATCGAGCCCGGCAGGGTGGACCTCGAGGAAGGGAACCTCCTGGACGGCATGGAAGGGCCGGTGAACCTCCTCACGGCGAACATCATCATCGAACCCCTCCTTGACATGCTCCCCTCTGTGCCGGGAATGCTGGCACCAGGCGGCCGGGCGCTCTTCTCCGGACTCCTGGCGAAGGAGCGGGACCGCTTTCTGGCCGCCCTGGAGGAGCAGGGACTGCGGATCGTGGACGAACTGGTGATCAACGACTGGTGGGGAGTTGTGGCTGCACGGAATGATGAACAGCCTGGAAGGTAA
- the dnaJ gene encoding molecular chaperone DnaJ has translation MYGRGETDDLYQVLGVSRDASAAEIKKAYRQLVRKYHPDANPGNKEAEEHFKKINQAYEILSDAQKRAQYDQFGTVGDMPGGSPFDGFGGGVGDIFGDIFDNLFGGAGGRRRTSPNAPRRGADLEMETEVTLLEAAGGVTREFQIPRWESCGECGGSGAKAGTSPETCPACGGRGQVETKQHTPFGQFVTVNACPRCNGAGRVVKEKCPSCGGAGRTRKTHRVEVKIPAGVDTGTRLRIAGEGEPGTNGGSSGDLFLVVSVEEHPDFKRDGADLHTRLVLSFPQAALGCTVPVPVLSGEPENLSIPAGTQPGKVFTLRGKGMPRLRGARGTGDLHVHVVVDVPKKLTDRQRALLEELAREMRVEVEDSGVFGKFFRNLFDS, from the coding sequence ATGTACGGCCGGGGAGAGACCGACGATCTGTACCAGGTGCTCGGGGTTTCGCGGGACGCCTCCGCGGCTGAGATCAAGAAGGCGTACAGGCAGCTGGTGCGGAAGTACCACCCTGACGCCAACCCCGGAAACAAGGAAGCGGAAGAGCATTTCAAGAAGATAAACCAGGCCTATGAAATTCTGAGCGATGCCCAGAAGCGGGCCCAGTACGACCAGTTCGGCACCGTGGGCGACATGCCCGGAGGAAGCCCCTTCGACGGATTCGGCGGAGGTGTGGGCGACATCTTCGGCGATATTTTCGACAATCTCTTCGGGGGCGCGGGAGGCCGGAGAAGGACCAGCCCCAACGCCCCCCGGAGGGGAGCCGACCTCGAGATGGAAACGGAGGTCACCCTCCTCGAAGCAGCAGGGGGCGTGACCAGGGAGTTCCAGATCCCCCGGTGGGAGTCCTGCGGGGAGTGCGGCGGCTCCGGCGCGAAGGCCGGGACCTCTCCCGAGACCTGCCCGGCCTGCGGCGGCAGAGGGCAGGTTGAGACAAAACAGCACACGCCCTTCGGCCAGTTCGTGACGGTAAACGCCTGTCCCCGCTGCAACGGCGCGGGCAGGGTTGTAAAGGAAAAATGCCCGTCCTGCGGCGGCGCAGGGCGTACCCGGAAGACCCACAGGGTGGAGGTGAAAATCCCCGCCGGGGTGGATACGGGCACCAGGCTCCGCATCGCCGGCGAAGGTGAGCCCGGGACCAACGGAGGTTCTTCCGGCGACCTCTTTCTGGTGGTCTCGGTGGAGGAACACCCCGATTTCAAGAGGGACGGCGCGGACCTCCACACCAGGCTGGTCCTCTCCTTCCCCCAGGCGGCCCTGGGATGCACGGTGCCGGTTCCGGTCCTCTCGGGCGAACCGGAGAATCTTTCCATTCCGGCGGGAACCCAGCCCGGAAAGGTTTTCACTCTCCGGGGGAAGGGAATGCCCCGGCTTCGGGGGGCCAGGGGAACGGGGGATCTTCACGTCCACGTCGTGGTGGATGTGCCGAAGAAGCTGACAGACCGGCAGCGGGCCCTCCTCGAGGAGCTGGCCCGGGAGATGCGGGTGGAAGTGGAGGACTCCGGGGTTTTCGGCAAGTTTTTCCGCAACCTCTTCGACTCCTAG
- a CDS encoding peroxiredoxin, which produces MKEGNGLPPFRLSDGDGKEWTAADFEGRWLVLFFYSKDNTSGUTSEVRDFADRMPAFEALHCAVAGISPDSPESHRKFAEKLGISFPLLSDPDHGFIEACGFWAAKKMYGREYMGVERSTVIADPGGKAVKTFRKVKVAGHADEVLEALKGLAV; this is translated from the coding sequence ATGAAGGAAGGAAACGGGCTCCCCCCGTTCCGCCTCTCCGACGGAGACGGGAAAGAATGGACGGCGGCGGATTTTGAAGGCAGATGGCTTGTCCTCTTTTTCTACAGCAAGGACAATACCTCGGGGTGAACCAGCGAAGTGAGGGACTTTGCGGACAGGATGCCCGCATTTGAAGCACTGCACTGCGCAGTGGCAGGAATCAGCCCCGATTCGCCGGAGAGCCACCGGAAATTTGCCGAAAAACTGGGCATTTCCTTCCCCCTTCTGAGCGATCCGGACCACGGCTTCATTGAAGCCTGCGGATTCTGGGCGGCCAAGAAAATGTACGGCAGGGAATACATGGGAGTGGAGCGTTCCACCGTCATCGCGGATCCCGGCGGGAAGGCCGTGAAGACCTTCAGGAAGGTGAAGGTGGCCGGGCACGCCGATGAGGTTCTCGAGGCACTGAAGGGACTGGCCGTCTGA
- a CDS encoding nucleotide exchange factor GrpE, with protein MSRKEKDRAAERPEDMPREVQEAETLLPEGTPEETATEDECGAPEAADFHALIADLEERNRELASALAAARADFFNYRKRIERDRQRERVMAGEEKAMEFLPVLDNLDRALAAEGAADGRSILQGVTMVRRQFLSVLESMGVERIPTVGMPFSPEIHEAVAAEETDDPEKNGIITGEIQPGYRSGERVLRPAKVKVASCAQQVTE; from the coding sequence ATGAGCAGGAAAGAAAAGGACAGGGCCGCGGAGCGGCCTGAAGATATGCCCCGGGAGGTGCAGGAGGCGGAAACGCTTCTGCCGGAGGGTACCCCGGAGGAGACTGCCACCGAAGATGAGTGCGGCGCTCCGGAGGCTGCGGATTTCCACGCTCTTATAGCAGACCTCGAGGAGCGCAACAGGGAGCTGGCTTCAGCCCTTGCCGCGGCCCGGGCTGACTTCTTCAACTACAGGAAGAGGATCGAGCGGGACCGGCAGAGGGAGCGGGTCATGGCCGGAGAAGAAAAGGCCATGGAATTCCTGCCGGTGCTGGACAACCTCGATCGGGCTCTCGCCGCGGAGGGTGCCGCAGACGGCAGAAGTATCCTTCAGGGGGTGACCATGGTGCGGCGCCAGTTTCTGTCCGTGCTCGAAAGTATGGGCGTGGAGAGGATTCCCACCGTGGGGATGCCCTTCTCTCCCGAGATCCACGAAGCCGTGGCCGCCGAGGAGACGGACGATCCGGAAAAGAACGGCATCATCACCGGGGAGATCCAGCCGGGATACCGCTCCGGGGAACGGGTGCTCCGCCCGGCGAAGGTGAAAGTGGCATCCTGCGCGCAGCAAGTGACCGAATGA
- the dnaK gene encoding molecular chaperone DnaK codes for MSKVVGIDLGTTNSCIAVQEGDVTTIIPSSEGNRTTPSVVAFTKEGERLVGQLAKRQAIVNGDRTVLSIKREMGTDHKVEIDGKKYTPQEISSMILQKMKRDAEDYLGEPVTRAVITVPAYFTDAQRQATKDAGSIAGLEVLRIINEPTAACLAYGENKQGEHKILVFDLGGGTFDVSILDVGEGVFEVLATAGDNRLGGDDWDMRIVNWMVEEFKKSEGIDLRNDRMAGQRLREAAEKAKVELSSMPETTISLPFITANASGPKHLEMNLSRAKFEEMTADLLERTVKPTRQALQDSGLSAGEIDKILLVGGSTRMPMVQRKIKELLGKDPTKGINPDECVAAGAAIQGAILAGDHKDIVLVDVTPLSLGLETLGGVFTKVIERNTAIPVSKSQVFTTAGNNQTQVEIVVLQGERAMAADNVKLGTFVLDGIPPAPRGIPQIEVTFNIDVNGILNVAAKDKGTGKAQNISIHSSNLSKDDIERMKTDAETFEEDDKKKRETAETRNEADSAAYGAERLMSENGDKMTPEEKGAITSAMEEVRRLLSGEDLDAIRSAKSKLEKAVQDFSTRLYSQASAQGDGGNGGSAGAPDGETVDAEFSDQGQA; via the coding sequence ATGTCGAAAGTAGTAGGAATTGACCTTGGAACAACCAACAGCTGCATCGCCGTTCAGGAGGGTGATGTTACGACCATCATCCCCAGTTCGGAGGGAAACCGCACCACCCCGTCGGTGGTGGCCTTCACGAAGGAAGGGGAACGTCTCGTTGGCCAGCTCGCGAAACGGCAGGCCATCGTAAACGGCGACCGCACCGTCCTTTCCATAAAGAGGGAAATGGGAACGGACCACAAGGTGGAGATCGACGGGAAGAAGTACACCCCCCAGGAGATTTCCTCCATGATCCTGCAGAAGATGAAGAGGGACGCCGAGGACTACCTCGGAGAACCCGTGACCAGGGCGGTGATCACCGTTCCCGCCTACTTCACCGATGCCCAGCGGCAGGCCACCAAGGACGCCGGGTCCATCGCCGGCCTCGAGGTTCTCCGGATCATCAACGAGCCTACGGCCGCCTGCCTCGCCTACGGGGAGAACAAGCAGGGAGAGCACAAGATCCTGGTGTTCGACCTCGGCGGCGGCACCTTCGACGTGTCCATCCTCGACGTGGGGGAGGGCGTGTTCGAGGTGCTCGCCACAGCGGGTGACAACCGTCTGGGCGGCGACGACTGGGACATGCGCATCGTCAACTGGATGGTCGAGGAGTTCAAAAAGAGCGAGGGCATCGACCTCCGGAACGACCGCATGGCCGGGCAGCGTCTCCGGGAAGCGGCCGAGAAGGCCAAGGTGGAGCTTTCCTCCATGCCGGAGACCACCATTTCCCTGCCCTTCATCACCGCCAACGCCTCGGGCCCCAAGCACCTCGAGATGAACCTCTCCAGGGCTAAATTCGAGGAAATGACCGCCGACCTGCTGGAGCGGACGGTGAAGCCCACCCGCCAGGCCCTGCAGGACTCTGGCCTGTCCGCCGGCGAAATCGACAAGATCCTGCTCGTGGGCGGCTCCACCAGGATGCCCATGGTCCAGAGGAAGATAAAGGAACTTCTCGGCAAGGATCCCACCAAGGGAATCAACCCCGACGAATGCGTCGCCGCGGGCGCGGCCATCCAGGGCGCCATCCTCGCCGGAGACCACAAGGATATCGTCCTCGTGGACGTGACGCCCCTCTCCCTGGGCCTCGAGACCCTCGGCGGCGTCTTCACCAAGGTCATCGAGAGAAACACCGCCATCCCCGTGTCCAAGAGCCAGGTCTTCACCACCGCGGGCAACAACCAGACCCAGGTGGAGATCGTGGTGCTCCAGGGAGAGCGGGCCATGGCCGCCGACAACGTGAAGCTCGGCACCTTCGTCCTCGACGGCATTCCTCCGGCACCCCGGGGCATCCCCCAGATCGAGGTGACTTTCAACATCGACGTGAACGGCATCCTGAACGTGGCAGCCAAGGACAAGGGCACCGGCAAGGCCCAGAACATCTCCATCCACTCGTCCAACCTGTCGAAGGACGACATCGAGCGGATGAAGACCGATGCCGAGACCTTCGAGGAAGACGACAAAAAGAAGCGCGAGACGGCCGAGACCCGGAACGAGGCCGACAGCGCAGCCTACGGCGCTGAACGGCTGATGTCAGAGAACGGCGACAAGATGACCCCCGAGGAGAAGGGGGCCATAACCTCGGCCATGGAAGAGGTGCGCCGCCTGCTGTCCGGCGAGGATCTCGACGCCATCCGGTCGGCGAAGTCGAAGCTCGAGAAAGCCGTGCAGGACTTCTCGACCAGGCTCTACTCCCAGGCGTCGGCCCAGGGGGATGGGGGGAACGGCGGGAGCGCGGGCGCCCCGGACGGGGAGACCGTGGACGCTGAATTCAGCGATCAGGGCCAGGCGTAG
- the hrcA gene encoding heat-inducible transcriptional repressor HrcA, whose translation MLTERQLEIVLSVVYEYIQTGEPAGSRTISKKYLRGSSPATIRNEMADLEEMGYFYQPHTSAGRLPTSKAYRLYVDSIMQRRRSAPAETEKWKKEIRERRQGVDSILGYVSQLLGKATNCVGVAALSALGEVQIQRVNFVRLGGSTVLVLIVLEGGLVHHANIQLPCEISPDILDDLARKISAVACGHPWGQVRDALFTYVLDGLERVWDTCREALVQMDAILNRRNSRLFVGGAQHILNLPDFQDIGKFQTVLSLLEQEQALADMVERYSIKQGVSVTIGEEISEEMKECSLVLVPAPGYGRRTILGLIGPLRMDYEKSISILETIAEDLDDSLVN comes from the coding sequence ATGCTTACCGAGCGGCAGCTCGAAATCGTGCTGTCAGTAGTGTATGAGTATATCCAGACCGGCGAGCCCGCCGGTTCGAGGACCATATCGAAAAAATACCTCCGGGGAAGCAGCCCGGCCACCATCCGCAACGAGATGGCCGACCTGGAGGAGATGGGGTATTTCTACCAGCCCCACACGTCCGCCGGGAGGCTCCCCACGTCGAAGGCCTACCGCCTCTACGTGGACTCCATCATGCAGCGCCGCCGTTCGGCCCCCGCAGAGACGGAAAAATGGAAGAAGGAAATCCGGGAGCGCAGGCAGGGAGTGGACTCCATTCTCGGCTATGTGTCCCAGCTTCTGGGAAAAGCCACTAACTGTGTCGGCGTGGCCGCCCTCTCAGCCCTGGGGGAAGTGCAGATCCAGCGGGTGAATTTCGTCCGGCTCGGGGGAAGCACCGTCCTGGTGCTCATCGTCCTGGAGGGCGGGTTGGTGCATCATGCCAACATCCAGCTTCCCTGCGAGATCTCCCCGGATATTCTGGACGACCTCGCCAGGAAGATTTCCGCCGTGGCGTGCGGCCACCCCTGGGGACAGGTTCGGGACGCCCTCTTCACCTACGTTCTCGACGGCCTGGAGCGGGTCTGGGATACCTGCAGGGAGGCCCTGGTCCAGATGGACGCCATTCTTAACAGGAGGAACTCCCGGCTGTTCGTCGGCGGGGCGCAGCACATCCTGAATCTCCCCGACTTCCAGGACATCGGAAAGTTCCAGACGGTGCTGTCCCTCCTGGAGCAGGAGCAGGCCCTGGCGGACATGGTGGAACGCTACAGTATCAAGCAGGGTGTCTCCGTGACCATAGGAGAGGAAATTTCGGAAGAAATGAAGGAATGTTCCCTGGTCCTCGTCCCCGCGCCAGGATACGGGCGCAGGACCATTCTGGGCCTCATAGGCCCCCTGAGGATGGACTACGAGAAATCCATCTCCATCCTCGAGACCATTGCTGAAGACCTTGACGATTCCCTTGTGAACTGA
- the folK gene encoding 2-amino-4-hydroxy-6-hydroxymethyldihydropteridine diphosphokinase — protein sequence MSTVGLSLGSNLGDRLLLLRKAVSLLRNAGLAVLASSDVFETPPWGVEDQPRFLNACVLAETSLLPEDLLDLLKQMEGALGRTPEKRWGPRVIDLDILFYDGLTVRSDRLTVPHREMAARAFVLLPLAQIAPEWRHPETGLTPEEMIRLLPPAETGGILRICTL from the coding sequence ATGAGCACCGTGGGCCTTTCCCTGGGCAGCAACCTCGGAGACCGGCTGCTCCTCCTCCGGAAGGCAGTGTCTCTGCTCAGGAACGCCGGCCTTGCCGTCCTTGCCTCCAGCGACGTATTTGAAACCCCTCCCTGGGGCGTGGAAGACCAGCCCCGCTTTCTGAACGCCTGTGTCCTGGCGGAAACCAGCCTCCTCCCCGAGGATCTCCTCGATCTGCTGAAACAGATGGAAGGCGCCCTGGGCAGGACCCCGGAAAAACGGTGGGGGCCCCGGGTCATCGACCTGGATATTCTTTTTTACGACGGGCTGACTGTCCGGTCGGACCGGCTGACCGTCCCACACCGGGAAATGGCGGCAAGGGCCTTCGTGCTCCTGCCCCTGGCCCAGATTGCCCCGGAATGGAGGCACCCCGAAACGGGACTCACGCCTGAGGAAATGATCCGGCTTCTGCCCCCCGCCGAGACCGGCGGCATCCTCCGGATCTGCACCCTCTGA
- the folP gene encoding dihydropteroate synthase, whose product MIAYPLPAQSREDLLAALRLIGADPRSNAYFEPKRDLLSLFIPKADFRAAAFLKQELLARGGDAVVNRGVISCEASESAVLLLGTPGQLRSLTEKLGALPCWGLPGIREGLSRALAGMDRSAWTFSFREGRVLSLGKRTAVMGILNLTSDSFYAKSRIPPEDDLLSRARSMVAAGAAVLDLGAESTRPGSDPVPEAEETGRLLPAVAAVRKAFPETVISADTWKAKVALEAVRAGADIINDISGLGFDPDLPGAVAESGAALVLSHIQGTPRDMQKDPKYEDTVGDILRYFEERLSLAEKAGIPAERIILDPGLGFGKRREDNLRILRNLDAFRVFGRPLLIGHSRKGFIGATLGLDAPEDRLEGTLAVTALCGLHHAALVRVHDVEENVRVLSMLGAIGECRE is encoded by the coding sequence GTGATCGCTTACCCGCTTCCTGCACAAAGCCGTGAAGACCTCCTCGCGGCACTGCGCCTCATCGGCGCCGACCCTCGCTCCAACGCGTACTTCGAACCCAAGAGGGATCTTCTTTCCCTGTTTATTCCGAAAGCCGACTTCCGGGCGGCGGCCTTCCTGAAGCAGGAGCTGCTCGCCCGCGGCGGGGACGCCGTGGTGAACCGGGGCGTCATCTCCTGCGAGGCGTCAGAGAGCGCCGTGCTCCTCCTGGGGACCCCGGGGCAGCTCCGGTCACTGACGGAGAAACTGGGGGCCCTCCCCTGCTGGGGCCTTCCCGGAATCAGAGAAGGCCTGTCCCGGGCTCTTGCCGGCATGGACAGGTCCGCCTGGACATTTTCCTTCCGGGAGGGCAGAGTCCTTTCCCTCGGGAAACGGACCGCCGTCATGGGCATCCTGAACCTGACCTCCGACTCCTTTTACGCAAAGAGCCGGATCCCGCCTGAGGACGACCTCCTCTCCCGGGCGCGGTCCATGGTTGCAGCAGGCGCAGCCGTTCTCGACCTCGGAGCGGAATCCACCCGCCCAGGCTCGGACCCGGTGCCGGAAGCGGAGGAAACGGGACGGCTTCTCCCCGCCGTCGCGGCCGTCCGGAAGGCCTTTCCGGAGACGGTGATCTCCGCCGACACCTGGAAGGCAAAAGTAGCCCTCGAAGCCGTCCGGGCAGGAGCCGACATCATCAACGACATTTCGGGCCTGGGCTTCGACCCCGATCTCCCCGGAGCGGTGGCGGAATCAGGAGCGGCCCTCGTCCTCTCCCACATCCAGGGGACGCCCCGGGACATGCAGAAAGACCCCAAATACGAAGACACCGTGGGGGACATCCTCCGCTATTTCGAGGAACGGCTCTCCCTGGCCGAAAAGGCGGGAATTCCGGCGGAGCGGATCATCCTCGACCCGGGACTGGGATTCGGCAAGCGCCGAGAGGACAACCTCAGGATCCTGAGGAATCTGGACGCGTTCCGCGTTTTCGGACGCCCCCTGCTCATCGGCCATTCGAGAAAGGGATTCATCGGCGCGACCCTCGGTCTTGACGCCCCGGAGGATCGGCTGGAGGGCACTCTGGCGGTCACGGCGCTCTGCGGACTGCACCATGCAGCCCTCGTCCGGGTTCACGACGTGGAGGAAAATGTCCGGGTTCTCTCCATGCTCGGCGCCATCGGGGAGTGCCGGGAATGA
- a CDS encoding thiamine pyrophosphate-dependent enzyme yields MDSTAFDLPGIDLSWCPGCGDFKILDSIKKALAELGLGPLDVVMVSGIGQAAKTPHYMKAHFFNGLHGRALSNATAIKAANPALEVIAVGGDGDMYGEGGNHFTHTIRRNPGITNLVFNNMVYGLTKGQASPTSPRGFRTSVQVDGVHAQPFNPLAAALVQGATFVARAFAGNGDQTKEIIKRAVRHKGYALVDIFQPCVSFNSVNTYKWFMDNTYTLEGHEEEDFGKAMELALLQEGPFPLGVLYRKEGVPLFEETLAAYRKDDRPLFRREAPRKAVKELLASMAG; encoded by the coding sequence ATGGACTCCACGGCATTCGATCTTCCGGGAATTGATCTTTCGTGGTGCCCCGGATGCGGGGATTTCAAAATCCTCGACTCCATCAAGAAGGCCCTTGCCGAGCTCGGTCTCGGGCCCCTGGACGTGGTCATGGTCTCGGGGATAGGGCAGGCGGCAAAAACACCCCATTACATGAAGGCCCATTTTTTCAACGGCCTCCACGGACGGGCCCTCTCCAACGCAACGGCCATCAAGGCGGCAAACCCCGCCCTGGAGGTCATCGCCGTGGGAGGGGACGGCGACATGTACGGCGAGGGCGGGAATCATTTCACCCATACCATCAGGCGGAATCCCGGGATCACCAACCTTGTGTTCAACAACATGGTCTACGGCCTCACAAAGGGGCAGGCTTCACCCACGAGCCCGAGGGGATTCCGCACCTCCGTCCAGGTGGACGGGGTCCATGCACAGCCCTTCAACCCTCTGGCAGCCGCCCTGGTACAGGGAGCGACCTTCGTGGCCCGGGCCTTCGCCGGAAACGGCGACCAGACAAAGGAAATCATCAAGAGGGCCGTCCGACACAAGGGATACGCCCTGGTGGACATCTTCCAGCCCTGTGTTTCCTTCAACTCCGTGAATACCTACAAGTGGTTCATGGACAACACCTACACCCTGGAGGGGCATGAGGAGGAGGATTTCGGCAAGGCCATGGAGCTGGCCCTCCTCCAGGAAGGTCCCTTCCCCCTGGGCGTTCTCTACAGGAAGGAAGGGGTTCCCCTTTTCGAGGAAACCCTGGCGGCCTACCGGAAGGACGACCGGCCTCTCTTCCGCCGGGAGGCGCCCCGGAAGGCAGTGAAGGAGCTGCTGGCCTCTATGGCCGGTTAA
- a CDS encoding histidine phosphatase family protein, giving the protein MKEPERTTILLARHGECRGNIEGLFRGRVDFPLNERGLRQAAELGTALRPFRPEAVVTSPLLRAKSTAQAIAAACSIQVEEDDGFNNTCLGIWEGRPKTEIAELYPEQWKMWLENPEELSVEGAESMDEVMRRSMAALDRAVAKYRGGTFAAVTHRTVIKPLLAGCLGIASPYFWKVHMDTASYSILVHDDLHGYSLFSLNRTDHLSGFTTEWV; this is encoded by the coding sequence ATGAAAGAACCTGAACGAACCACCATACTTCTGGCGCGGCACGGCGAATGCCGGGGAAATATCGAGGGCCTTTTCCGGGGAAGGGTGGACTTTCCTCTCAACGAACGGGGCCTCCGGCAGGCAGCCGAGCTCGGGACCGCCCTTCGCCCCTTCCGCCCTGAAGCGGTGGTGACGAGCCCCCTGCTTCGGGCAAAAAGCACCGCCCAGGCCATCGCCGCCGCCTGTTCCATCCAGGTGGAGGAGGACGATGGTTTCAACAACACCTGCCTCGGGATCTGGGAAGGCCGTCCCAAGACGGAAATCGCGGAGCTCTATCCTGAGCAGTGGAAAATGTGGCTGGAAAATCCCGAGGAGCTCTCCGTGGAGGGAGCGGAATCCATGGACGAAGTAATGAGGCGCTCCATGGCGGCCCTCGACAGGGCAGTGGCGAAATACCGGGGCGGAACCTTCGCAGCAGTCACCCACAGAACGGTCATCAAGCCTCTTCTCGCCGGTTGCCTCGGCATAGCGTCGCCCTACTTCTGGAAGGTCCATATGGACACAGCGTCCTACTCCATCCTTGTCCACGATGATCTCCACGGCTATTCCCTCTTCTCGCTGAATCGGACGGACCACCTTTCCGGCTTCACCACCGAATGGGTGTGA
- a CDS encoding MiaB/RimO family radical SAM methylthiotransferase, whose product MMNSLEGKKIWICSLGCRSNQYEGEALANAFADAGAELVDSPEGCDGAVLVSCTVTAMADKKCRQAVRRARRLSRNAVIAACGCWAQKITREEAASLGIAVVVGNRRKGELPGMLAAALGGESPSFAEDRIDVLRSREWDDLSLTRPLLHTRAFVKIQDGCNHFCSYCAIPYVRGFPVSRDPGDVLAEIERIAASGCPEVVLTGVHLGLYGKYGSISLAELVRRVASVEGVRRIRFGSLEPFGLDDELLETLAAAPGFCRHLHLPLQSGSGTVLGRMKRGYGPEEFLALSEKARNFLGDDLHISTDVLVGFPGESEGDFADTLSLMKACRFGKVHVFPFSPREGTEAWSYPGRVPRDTVLRRSSEALSAADDLLARYALRWVGTDVAVLAEETAGNSFQGLTPSFLRVVAKGRAERGEELPVRITRISGDSLRGRRIP is encoded by the coding sequence ATGATGAACAGCCTGGAAGGTAAGAAAATCTGGATCTGCTCCCTCGGGTGCCGCTCCAACCAGTATGAGGGGGAGGCCCTCGCCAACGCCTTTGCCGACGCCGGCGCCGAGCTCGTGGATTCACCGGAGGGGTGCGACGGGGCGGTGCTGGTGAGCTGCACCGTCACTGCCATGGCGGACAAGAAATGCCGGCAGGCGGTCCGAAGGGCCCGGAGGCTTTCCCGGAATGCCGTGATAGCAGCCTGCGGATGCTGGGCCCAGAAGATCACCAGGGAAGAAGCCGCTTCCCTGGGTATCGCCGTAGTGGTGGGCAACAGGCGCAAGGGCGAGCTGCCGGGTATGCTCGCCGCTGCCCTTGGCGGGGAATCTCCTTCCTTTGCCGAAGACCGGATCGATGTATTGCGGTCGAGGGAATGGGACGATCTTTCCCTCACCCGCCCGCTGCTCCATACCCGGGCCTTCGTGAAGATCCAGGATGGCTGCAACCATTTCTGCTCCTACTGTGCCATCCCCTATGTGCGGGGGTTTCCCGTGAGCCGCGACCCCGGCGATGTCCTCGCCGAAATAGAGCGGATCGCCGCTTCGGGCTGCCCCGAGGTGGTGCTCACGGGAGTCCACCTCGGTCTGTACGGGAAGTACGGCTCCATCTCGCTGGCGGAGCTCGTCCGCCGTGTTGCCTCAGTGGAGGGGGTACGCAGGATCCGGTTCGGTTCTCTCGAACCCTTCGGACTTGACGACGAGCTTCTGGAAACCCTGGCGGCCGCGCCCGGCTTTTGCCGGCACCTCCACCTGCCCCTCCAGAGCGGAAGCGGCACCGTATTGGGACGGATGAAACGGGGCTACGGCCCGGAGGAATTCCTGGCCCTGTCGGAGAAGGCCAGAAACTTCCTTGGCGACGACCTCCACATCAGCACCGACGTTCTCGTGGGGTTTCCCGGTGAGAGCGAAGGGGATTTTGCCGACACCCTTTCCCTGATGAAAGCATGCCGCTTCGGCAAGGTACATGTATTTCCCTTCTCGCCAAGGGAAGGGACGGAGGCATGGTCCTACCCCGGCAGGGTCCCCCGGGACACGGTGCTGCGCAGATCCAGTGAAGCTCTTTCCGCCGCCGATGACCTGCTGGCGCGGTACGCTTTGCGGTGGGTGGGAACCGATGTTGCCGTCCTCGCCGAGGAGACGGCGGGGAACTCCTTCCAGGGACTGACCCCCTCCTTCCTGAGAGTGGTGGCCAAGGGCAGGGCGGAGCGGGGAGAGGAGCTGCCGGTGAGGATCACCCGGATCTCCGGCGATTCCCTGAGAGGGCGGAGGATTCCGTGA